Sequence from the Helianthus annuus cultivar XRQ/B chromosome 13, HanXRQr2.0-SUNRISE, whole genome shotgun sequence genome:
TATCTGCCAAGCCCTATCACCCTTTCGGATCCTACCCTTGGCCTCGGAGTAAGCTAGTTCGTACCACAACGAGCTGCTTGAAGTGTTCCCAAATCGATTTAATGTCATTCTCGATGGTTCCATATGCCACTCGGATAATTCAAGATTCTTTTCCATCTCATCATGAACCGCTCTTCCTCCCGCGTGTATGCAAAAATGCTCGAATGCGAGTTTGAAATCCGGGATGTACGGTTTTATTTTCATCCGAAAGACCTTTCGCCCAACTAATGTCGCGAAAAACAATAATTGTTCCGACATAGGAAGTACTAATGGGCCGAGTGTAGTGATGTTCGTTTTCAAGGCTTCACCCGCGACCACCATTAGGTCTTTCGATAGCGATACCCCGATTTTCTTGTTTTCGTCTTCTTTTTGGAACACGCAGTTGTAACACCGGTCGTCCGCACCTTTATGTGTACGGACGGTGTGAATGAGTTGGTATTTCGAACGACGACGATCAAAAGATCGATTCGACAACAACATCGCGGCTCCTCCCACTCGAAACAGACAGTTAGTGACGAGCATTGATCGGTTGTTTCCAAAGTACCAGTTTAATGATATGTTTTCCATGCTAATAACAAGTGCGTATGAATTAGGGTTCACCTGGTTggcaaaaaacaataataattaattTATGAATTTCAATTagagtgtaaacgagccgagacTATACCCGTCTAAGCCTCAACTCCTTTAACTTACGAAAGCTTGAGCTCAACTCGGTTAACTTACGAGAGTTCGGGCTCGACTCgtgaatagttttttttttctaactcgAGTCTGACTAAGACTTTGCTCGGttgttattttttaattaatcGTTTTACATTTATAActatttttatatttaataattatatatacgtataataattatatattatttagttacTTTTTATCATAGATCTGTATGTAATTATTATATGTATAGGATCCGGTTCAATTAAGAACCACCACGAATTGTGAGAATCATGAGAACTCCTATTTTCCACGCGAGTTGGGCCACCattttttttgcacaaacgtaaataaaaatgttataaacacatctgtaaaaaaagaacaaaaaaaaaattgttgagtCGATAGTTACGGCTGATGTAAACTTATGTTTACGCTTGATGTAAACTTTGTTTACCGCGATGTAAATTTTTTACATCTGATGTAAATTTTTGCATGcaacatttttttttgttggaACAAGTGACTTTTTATagatttttaagattttttttaaaaaaaaaaactttttgaaatgcctagttctcatggttctcacaacttAATATGGTTCTCATTTTACCCGTTCTcattatattaaataaaaactaTATAAATAATATGTCCGTTTAGGCTCGCGAGTCAACTCATTTATAAATAAGCTTAGTTTTAGGATCGAGTTCATTAAGCTCAGCTCGATTCAAGTTTTTAACAAGCTTATTTTGAGTAGCTCACGAGCAACTCGACTCATTTACACCCGAACATTTATCTACTCTAATTTCAAACAGAAATAGAGACAAATTACTTGAAGAAGTTGCTTTGCTAGATCAATGGCTATCACTCCAGCACTACAACCCATTCCACTAAGATTATAGCTCTTGATATTCTCTCTAAGCTTGTAATGGTTCACAATCATGGAGCTCTGTGATGGTGTAGGACAA
This genomic interval carries:
- the LOC110903515 gene encoding 3-ketoacyl-CoA synthase 20 gives rise to the protein MTNSHQKPKYVKLGYHYLISRGIYLLLTPIIAVVSIRLSSLTTHDLVYLWDQLRFNLVMVVLSLALLVFLASLYFMSRPKKVYLVDFATYKAENSRIVSLETFMDRSIRAGTFTEENLAFQKKILELSGLGQKTYFPDAVLQVPANPCMTQARNEAEMVIYGAIDELLAKTGLKAKDIGILIMNCSLFCPTPSQSSMIVNHYKLRENIKSYNLSGMGCSAGVIAIDLAKQLLQVNPNSYALVISMENISLNWYFGNNRSMLVTNCLFRVGGAAMLLSNRSFDRRRSKYQLIHTVRTHKGADDRCYNCVFQKEDENKKIGVSLSKDLMVVAGEALKTNITTLGPLVLPMSEQLLFFATLVGRKVFRMKIKPYIPDFKLAFEHFCIHAGGRAVHDEMEKNLELSEWHMEPSRMTLNRFGNTSSSSLWYELAYSEAKGRIRKGDRAWQIAFGSGFKCNSAVWKALRTIDPTKEKNPWTDEIDDFPVHVPKIEKIGT